DNA from Quercus lobata isolate SW786 chromosome 1, ValleyOak3.0 Primary Assembly, whole genome shotgun sequence:
CATTGTTAGTCATTTGTCACCACAAAGAAAATGCATTTTTATTGAGGGGCTCAAGACATTGTAAAATGCAATTTTATTGAGACTCGAGACATTATCACTAAGTTGTTTTGAGTTACTATCGTGTCACCACATAACTtcataatctctatttttttttttaattctagtTACAATCACTTTATTTATTGGAATTGGAGCTCTGATGGTTATAGTTTGCTACTTTGGAAGAAAGTTCTCATCAATTAAGATAATTAATTTTTGGAAGAAGAAAACTCTAACTCATAAGAGTGTCGAGGCCTTTCTAAGGAATCATGAACCTCTTGTTATTAGAAGATACATATATTCAAATATAAAGTCAATGACCAAGTcctttaataataaattaggCCAAAGGGGCTATGGTTGTGTCTATAAGGGGCAATTACAAGATGGTTGTTTTATGGCAGTGAAGGTTCTGGAAGAATCGAAAGGTAATGGAGAGGAATTCATTAATGAGGTTGCAAGTATTAGTAGGACTTCCCATGTTAACATTGTCACTCTTAAGGGCTTTTGCTCTGAGGGATCTAAAAGAGCTCTTATCTACAAGCTTATGCCTAATGGATCTCTTGAGAAGttcatatataaaagaaatcctTCGAATTTTGATCATCAACTGGGGTGGGAAACATTATACAACATTTCACGAGGCTTAGAGTACTTGCATAGAGGTTGTAAcacacaaattttgcattttgacaTAAAGCCTCACAACATTCTATTAGATGAGAACTTCTgtccaaaaatttctaattttggCCTCTCAAAAATATGTCCTAAAGAAAAGAGTATTATATCAATGGTGGGTGCAAGGGGGACCATGAGATATATAGCTCTGGAAGTGTTTAGTAGAACTTTTGGAGAGGTCTCTCACAAGTCAAATGTCTATAGCTATGGAATGATGGTCTTAGAAATGGTGGGAGGCCAAAAGAATGTTGATGTTACCGTTAATTTTTCAAGTGAAATATATTTTCCACATTGGATTTACAAGCATCTTGAACTAAATGAAGAATTGGGACTGCTCCGCCTTTTAAAGGAAGGACATGAAGACTGTGCAAGGAAGATGATAATAGTGAGTTTGTGGTGCATACAAATTGACCCCTCAAACCGACCATCAATGAGTAGGGTGGTGGAAATGTTGGAAGGGAGTCTTAACTCCTTGCAAATCCCCCCCAAACCTTTCCTATTTTCTCCACCAAGAAGATCATTGACGAATTCTTCAATTGAAATGTTATCAATACAATAGGACTCTCTATCCTAGATATAATACATCTCTTCTTTAAgggaaaaattgaatttaggAGGTATTGAACTTTGTGAACTGCATTTCGTTTTAGCTTGTCAATGAACATTTTTTCATTATTGCTTAAAATATTTGATGAAATCTTTATTGCCTTAACAATGAAATCAATAATGCTGACAGTCCAATATTAATTATGATGTACAACAGACAACACATTCCTTCCTGGAGCAATAGGGGAGCAAGTAGTCACAACGCAAGATCAAAATGGGGTACTAGTAGAGGCCATCGGGGTGATAGTATTGGAATTGTATAAAATTTGGTAAGTTAAAGGGAAACGGCATTCTGATCCAGACTCATGGTATACCATGAGCATCACCTAAATTTAGGTGAATTCCTTTGTTAAGGCCTCGAAAACaatgtttttgctatttatagtaatatttgtttttccttaataacttttagtttaaaagttaGAATAAGAATTCGTCTGTTTTAGGACAACCCTTAAGGTCAGTAGTTTatgcatttaactcaattttgccatttttggtaaattttagtattttgtcacctaatcgTATAATTAGTGAGAATTAGGATTTTAGACATTTTTtctcagtatttatatgttttatagCCGTCAAAGGTAAATcaaattattatcaataaacacaaatttttttgtcaaattctttcTCTGATGGATTCCAGTTTTTCTCATTGTGGATTCAAGAAAACCCCTTGGggattcgaggtttactaccaAAAGCTAATAGTTTAGTTTCTATTCCATTAAAAGATCATCGTGTGTGCTTTCTTTAGGCTTCTGCAACATCAAATTGAGAACAACAGTTTACTTGACAATACAATGAATGCAAATAGTATCATAGGCAAACTATTAAGTTTTAGATTGAAGGATacattttatatcttttttcccttttcatcgTGGAAAGTTGTGGACCTTATTTCTCTTTAGCATTAgctatttcaaatttttattccttAGAACGCATAAAATCTAGAAAATTGCAGACTTgatcataaaatatttgatcCAGAACGCACATATATTTGACAGTAATATCGAtcattaaaactaaaaattttaacaaatatcCAACTTTATTATTAAGAACATAGAATTGGTAGTGGATGCAATGTCAACCTATATAAAGCTTAGttgaacatataaaaaaaaaaaaaaaaggcaaattttgttttcagcTGACAGCTTATAGTAACAATATTGATCCATAATGCATGAATCTTGATTCCCTATAAGAACCATGCATTTTCTCTGTTGGATCATCAAAAGTTATGGCCCTTCTATGGTTACTTTAAAATCTAGACTCACTTCATTAAATTCAATCTCAGGATCATGATTGGTGTTAGGTTTCTTTTGTGTTGACATATTCTGCCAAAGTTTTCTTGTAATAAaacatttgattattttgtatATTGTGGATCAATTTGTAATTGGGTTGGGATTTCAAGAACTGAAATTGTAGTTGGACAATAAGGAATTTCGATCGAGCAAATGTGATTTGTTGTTTGGCAAAAAGGCATGTGAGAGAATTTGAAAAGAAGTTGAGGCAGTGATCTCGCAAGACACTCGGTAGACCTAAATGGGTAGAACCTGAGAGAATTTTGTTACAAACTCCCTTGCTGTTCCAACCTTAGTTCCGCCGTTGATTTAGGAAGAACCAAATTTTTTCCCTACAATACATATTTAAGATACATGCTTTCCAAAGCTCAACTAAAACTATTCATTAATAGCGAGGGCAGCTCCCCTAGCAATTGAAGTTGCTCCATGGTTCTAGCAGCTCTCCTAGCAATCAAAGGTGATTCAGCTATTGTACTGTGGTCTCTCTCTAGTATTATGGATGATGTGAAAACTATTCTCTCTACTTTTGTTACTTGGGATTTTGTCCATGTTGGCAAAGATGTTTATATTTTCTCCCATAGTGTGGCTTTCAAGTTCTTGGGCTATGTCATATTTACTGATAGGCTAGTTGCCATCTCTTCTCAATCCTCCTCTGTTTCGGACCTAGCAGAAAGAGATAGGCTTGGTCCGTCGGgtggttttgtaaaataaaaatcattattcagcaaaaataaaccCTCAGAAACTATTcatgtttttataaaaagaaacaacactttCTTATAGCCACAAAAGGTGTATGAAAATAAGCCCTCTAAATCAAAAACATAAGGGATGTGCTAAGATTACTGAGCTAGCTCACCAGAACTAGTAGTTATGATAAATTTATATGGACCATGCTATTTTTGGCTGTAAATTGGTAGCTTAGAGGCCATTTGGGTGATTTTTGGGTAGAGGAAAATAGGGGAGAAAATGGATTTTTTGATTGTTTGGTTAAGAAAGGAAAAGGTGAAAGATTTTGGTGGGATCCAGCTATTTTCTCTCTGGACCCACTAAAAACGAATTATCCCCCAGTTTAGGGAGAAAATGGGGAATAGAAGGGTAATTACAGTTAAATgacttttttgagaagaagtcAAATGACTTGACTACCATTCTTCTCTCGTTTTGATTGTttgcctcttcttcttttttgggttacttgtttggttttttttttttttttttttttttttcctcgtcAACTAGGTGTAATTTCTTGTTTGCTTTTgtatattgatttattttattggtaatgattgcttgtttttgttgattgtttgctctctcttttttcttttttcttttttctttttcaactgGGCATGATTACTTGTTTGTGTCGGCTATttgcctttctttcttttttaatgagtaattctacagacacaaactattttacaatatttttacaaatggcTGATGTGGCTTAAGTATTTCccaaataattattggtaaataaaaatgtaatgttAGTGGTGGCCTAGattagaactagtaagaatATGcaacatcaatagtttgtaaaaatattgtaaaatagtttataactgtagcattactcttttttaATTAGGCAagttgcttcttcttcttcttcttcttcttcttcttcttttcctatttTAAACTAggcatgaatttttttaataaggtcaatgactaaatttatataaactacctttttcattctctctctcttttcttctcaacTAAACATGTACAAATGAGTTTTAAttaaactcaactttttcattatcGCAATCAAACACACatgagagaaaattattttttttccatcctcctaTCATTTTCCATTCCCGCAACCAAATAGAGACTTAATGTATGAACCGACGAAGAATAACTATAAAATAGGGATCGATGTATGTATGGGCTTCCCATTATCCCATATGAACCCCATTGTTAAAGGGCATTGCAAAGTTTTTAGCAtttgatattatatatgtaatattagGATCTTAAAATCTTTTATGGAAGGACAGTGTCTATTACAAAGTTTTGAGTGTTCTGAGGTTTTGACTCGAGAGTCAATGAGTCGAGTGAGTCTTTCCACTACGCGTCAATGGAGAAGATAAGTGGCAAATTCCCCATTGTGGTCTCTGGTTGTGGAACAAAGGGATTTTCCAATGCACATACTAATATATCatgtttcataataattttagcCTATTTTCACAGGTCTTCCTTATCCAATATCCAAGTCAACCACctgttaatatatattttttctttattatgaaaataagtGAGAGAAGAAAGTTATACTATTAAAATCATGATTCTCAGACCTGGACCGGATCGAATGGTCTGATCCGGTTAACTATGAACTCCTTGTTATTCCAGTTTTTTTAATCCTAAGAACCTTTCTATGTGAAAAAAGCATGGAACCGCTCGAATTGCAATCAGATTGTTCTAAGAACCGTGACCGATTTTAGCAGTTCACACgattccattttttttactatatttttgcTAGAAAACATATCTCAACCCataaagaatttgaatataaaaataaaaaataaaataaaaaatttgcgagagagagaaaaaaaaacaaagagccAAGTTACCAACATCACTGTTACTTTTCTAGTAGTATATTTTTCTAATCATCCCCACCTCccattttctttctccttcttGGCAACACTTCGCCTAGAAGGCAACAGCTAGAAACTCATCCCCTGGTATTGTCTCTTATTTCTTGAGTAGTGTACTAAGCACTGGTAACTTGTATGATTATATTCTTGTTTGGGAAATGTTAACCAATATTTTTACAGTATTGATTTAAgagctatttttagaaatattttattgaaaaaatgataaaacaataaatatagttgacaattttttatattttttttatcaaagtaGTGTCAAAACCTTCCtattatgatttattaataattgcttTAAAGACATCTGTTAACATGACTcatgttgtttttgttaagtcTGCCCACTGTTTTGCACAAAACCACTACCTCATGACGTCATGAGATTTGACTATTCACAAAAGTCTTTTGACGATGCGAGCCACACTGAGTACCCGTTTGGTTTGGACGTTTTACTGCGTTTCAGGGTTTGCATTTTGGGCATGGGACCCACGCTACAGTTGCACGCAATAAACGcgtccttcttcttttcttttttcttttttcttcacgCGTTTTAGGAGTaatgcggctactgttcatgaacagtagctgcaaatgttgacttttccatggtgaacagtgcatctgtacactgttcacggacccacaaattccactttttagcaaccttttcattaaaaatgggtcccacggcactattcacacatttaaaaaatattttgttacagtgttttcagtttcagttttcagttttagtaaaAGTAAGCTCaattcaaacagaccctaaaacGAGGAAAAGACCTACACATCttagccaccaaaaaaaaaaaaaaaaaaaaggaggaaaaacaCGGCACCCAGAAGAACACAAAAAGAAGTTTTCAGTTAAGACTAACCAGCCTCGATTTAGTGGACTTAATACCTAGcactacaccaaaaaaaaaaaaaaaaatgggggaaATGAATCTAATAAATGTCCAGAAAGTGCATCCACATTAATCAAAGTGTTTAAGGTATATTTTCCTAAAAGTAGATAAGTTGACGGAAATGCGTAGATGAGCACATtatgcaacattttttttctttgattattCTTATGTTcctataaatagattattaaattCGTTTTTAAAagtcttctttattttctaagaacaaaaccttttttttctttttttgcattaGAAGAATTacagataaaaaataaaattaaaaaaaagagagtaaacaaTTGTGAATTTTATGGATTAGAGTTAGAGATCTTTATTGTATTTGTCATctaagagtatatatatatgtatatatatatatatatatatataatatttcttaTATTAACTTGAATAAGTTTAGAGATATATAAAgtgagatttattattgaaattatttaaaataaattaatttttgtatatgTTTCATAACTTTTAAAACTATTAGTGTACTTTAACCATTTAATATCTAAAtcacttaacaaaaataaatcttgTTCTAAAATGTTTAACcgttaaaaaatgttaattgtGATCAATATGATCATTTAAAAGATAATTCACAGCTTACAAAATTGACtagatgagaaaaaaatattttgaattatataaaacttaatcaatttgatataaatattttattatatatgataaAATAACATATGTTAAATTAAGTTATCGACctactttatatataatatgtgcatgtgtgtttgtATATGTATAGTCATCACTCATTTCAAAGACTTACATTCCAATATATCATGCTCTgacaaataaacaataaaaatggaGATTGAAGGAAAAGtcaccttcattttttttcaccttGAAAAGTtagccaaaaaaattgaaaataagattTCACTAGATTAAAAGCAGtacaaatcaattaaaaataataataattgtgagAATAATGTACAAACATAGAAATTGGGAtgtagtttctaacaaaaataaataaataaataggatGTGAGAATTAATGGGCTTCCCATTATCCCATATGAACCACATTGTTAAAGGGTATTGCAAAGTTTCTAACATCTGATATTAGGTAATATTAGGATCATACAATATTTTATGGAATGACAATGTCTTACAAACTATTGTGTGGATGCACACAGGTGTGTAACaagttttcccttttttggaaTGATGCATCAGACCATAGGCTCGTCAATGGAGGAGGATGGCATATGGGCTGATCAAATTTAGGTTTGGGTTAGCTCCATTTTTATTCAGGTTCCTCTTTTCAGGGGAAATTAAGTTTGTGTTTGGTATTAGTtgaaaaagtctttttttttatcttttactatttagcttattttagttattattcaactcatttttactattatttatggatttcattgcactttttgatactattcatagatctcattttattatttcagctactttttaactttatttacagtactttcagtaaaaagttttcagttacaactaaataaaatgttcCCAAACGGACTCTAATTGTACCAAATCCACGTGACTCACATTATACATAATCTTCATGATTCTTACATGAATAAGTATTAGATATTTTTGGAATACGATGATATGGTATTTCCTCCTTTCACATTTATGGTAaatttcactaattaaattcataatacaGTCTCTCATGAACATGAAATGAAAGAATTTCATATCACTATACCCTGGAAAAAGTATCATTTCATATCACCGTCCCCTAAAaaaagtacctaataattttccgtcTTAGACAAGTAACATGAATTTCCGCGAAAAAATTTGACTGCGCATCAATAGGAATGATGATGAGTAAGGAACTTTCCTCGGTGGTGTCCCTAGCCAAGGTATGAAAGGGATGGATATCCCCATGCAATGCGCCGACCATGTTTCCTACAAGTCTACAGACAATAATAACGATAATTGTAACGCTTCAAAAAAGAGGGAGTCTGAAGCTTTTCGTGAAACTTTCGGTAACTTTAGACTTATTGCCATGTTTGGGTTGAGTACCTCCGATTTTCACAAGTCTTCCGTATCCAAATTTCTAGTCTATTACCGTGTTAAACAGTGAACCCACATGATTAGCAAAAACAGAGAACCCTCATATGTTATATAAAATATGGAGTAATGAAgcaagaagaaaataaattacacaaatacgttgttttagtttttagggATGGCTTGTGtctctctgtttgttttctttcttctctcacaACTCTTTCTGCTTCACTCAGCTGAAGAAGTAAACAGAACACTCCCAAATTGTTCACCCTTTCACTGTGGAAAATTCGGTATCATCGGTTTTCCTTTCACAGATAGCTCACACCCACATTGCGGTTTATTGCCAGTAAAATGTGACGAAATACCTCCGACGATCCAACTGGGGTGGAGTAGAGGACCatataaagttaaaaatatCTCTTACACTAATACCACACAATCTACACGTATCAAGGATCTTTTACTTTCCGATGCCTTGAATACCCAAAAATGCGAATCCGTAACCAATTTTACTCTTCCCAACAATCCATTTATCTCTTTCAAACTCACCACA
Protein-coding regions in this window:
- the LOC115995013 gene encoding PR5-like receptor kinase codes for the protein MTKSFNNKLGQRGYGCVYKGQLQDGCFMAVKVLEESKGNGEEFINEVASISRTSHVNIVTLKGFCSEGSKRALIYKLMPNGSLEKFIYKRNPSNFDHQLGWETLYNISRGLEYLHRGCNTQILHFDIKPHNILLDENFCPKISNFGLSKICPKEKSIISMVGARGTMRYIALEVFSRTFGEVSHKSNVYSYGMMVLEMVGGQKNVDVTVNFSSEIYFPHWIYKHLELNEELGLLRLLKEGHEDCARKMIIVSLWCIQIDPSNRPSMSRVVEMLEGSLNSLQIPPKPFLFSPPRRSLTNSSIEMLSIQ